One Helicobacter sp. MIT 05-5293 genomic region harbors:
- a CDS encoding phage major tail tube protein, whose protein sequence is MQFTPQAFTGGNVFIDGIGALGILKSFEPPKLDYDTIEASASIGKYEKVLPSLKPLTAKITLTDVNAVLLAPLSTLIPKVVYVKKNMTSVGITQKDTQIIATMGGVVKVGELPQYEMIKEVEFSFEMAVYTFSYQVDKVPLIVYDVENSIYMINGIDQFASIRKNIT, encoded by the coding sequence ATGCAATTTACACCTCAAGCCTTCACAGGAGGCAATGTCTTTATCGATGGTATCGGAGCTTTAGGGATTCTCAAATCCTTTGAACCACCCAAGCTTGATTATGATACGATAGAAGCAAGTGCGAGTATCGGTAAGTATGAAAAAGTGCTACCAAGTCTTAAACCCCTCACTGCCAAAATCACGCTTACAGATGTTAATGCTGTGCTTTTAGCTCCGCTCTCCACGCTTATCCCTAAAGTGGTGTATGTCAAAAAGAATATGACATCTGTGGGCATCACGCAAAAAGATACGCAAATCATCGCTACAATGGGTGGTGTCGTAAAAGTCGGGGAATTACCACAATATGAAATGATTAAAGAAGTGGAGTTTAGCTTTGAAATGGCAGTTTATACCTTTTCCTATCAAGTGGATAAAGTGCCTTTGATTGTCTATGATGTAGAAAACTCTATCTATATGATAAATGGCATTGACCAATTCGCCTCTATCCGCAAAAACATCACCTAA
- a CDS encoding phage tail assembly protein, whose protein sequence is MLKSFDKETKTFTFRDGQEVLLKEPTLLQIQSARAKAKDDEIALAKALLIDMSDGELNNEFLDSLPAREFNRLSNEVSTFIGIDEKD, encoded by the coding sequence ATGCTAAAATCTTTTGACAAAGAAACCAAGACTTTCACTTTTAGAGATGGGCAAGAAGTGCTACTCAAAGAGCCTACGCTTTTACAGATTCAAAGTGCAAGAGCTAAAGCCAAAGATGATGAGATTGCCCTTGCTAAAGCCCTGCTAATTGATATGAGTGATGGGGAGTTAAATAATGAGTTTTTAGATTCTCTCCCTGCGAGGGAGTTTAATCGCCTAAGCAATGAAGTCAGCACATTTATAGGCATCGATGAAAAGGACTAA
- a CDS encoding DUF5675 family protein — protein sequence MKYRIILQRQSEHKDIKKLKNGQIVGEIEDSTLGELNVYEVLANGYLGKSIYQCFTCENIGESTDTPNLDKRIIAREYQIEWTNTSQNASLARTYPQWKADNKKELIKEWVNDLKFVNTALWLKCKDLPSFALRRILIHVGNYPQDTKGCILLGKAKGKGVVHTSIEACKEFFTLIEKIGAQNCTLQVREID from the coding sequence ATGAAATATCGCATCATTTTACAAAGACAAAGTGAGCATAAAGACATTAAAAAACTTAAAAATGGGCAAATAGTTGGGGAAATTGAAGATTCTACCTTAGGCGAACTCAATGTCTATGAGGTCTTAGCAAATGGATATTTAGGCAAAAGTATCTATCAGTGTTTCACTTGTGAAAATATCGGGGAATCTACTGATACACCAAACCTTGATAAAAGAATCATTGCGCGTGAGTATCAAATCGAATGGACAAACACATCTCAAAACGCCTCTTTGGCTAGAACTTATCCACAATGGAAAGCGGATAATAAAAAAGAGCTTATCAAAGAGTGGGTAAATGACCTTAAGTTTGTCAATACAGCTTTATGGCTAAAGTGCAAGGATTTACCCTCTTTTGCGCTTAGGCGTATTCTTATCCATGTGGGGAATTATCCTCAAGATACAAAGGGTTGTATCCTTTTGGGTAAGGCAAAAGGTAAGGGTGTCGTGCATACAAGCATTGAAGCATGCAAGGAATTTTTTACGCTGATAGAAAAAATCGGCGCTCAAAATTGCACTTTGCAAGTGCGGGAGATTGACTGA
- a CDS encoding major tail sheath protein — translation MPSKYGINVELHNSAPTSYDINNTYPIAIVGDDDTLTNGLYHYGSVEEALQAVGVGSIKNTLQDLEATNLQSQIILSVFSKTIGESEDITQENINKAIDSITALKNAEQELSIKPKFILCPQYNDLGVYEKLKSIATSLRAYYAIELNATDGVSIKKALESIQTHRAIITFQKVQRIDKVVRPASAFIIALYAKIMASSDFGFAQTYSNRIIDGIIGVVDTIEYIQGEDCEADRLRALGVTTIFVDNGIRAWGRHTRDAALGIESLHSIVIFDTIIETLFASQKEAIDKQVADMVKQLQDDLNSFYRKLIANNVIVGYEISLPEDLNTNEAIAQGEIYIKQEVQEMPLISKVVNKIYRVTKYSQELIKEL, via the coding sequence ATGCCTAGCAAATACGGAATCAATGTCGAGTTACACAACTCTGCACCTACAAGCTATGATATAAATAACACTTATCCTATCGCCATAGTGGGCGATGATGATACCTTGACTAATGGATTGTATCACTATGGAAGTGTAGAAGAAGCACTGCAAGCAGTGGGTGTTGGAAGCATTAAAAATACCCTGCAAGATTTAGAGGCTACAAACCTACAATCACAAATCATTCTTTCAGTCTTTAGCAAAACAATAGGAGAGAGTGAAGACATCACACAAGAAAATATCAACAAAGCCATAGATTCTATCACTGCACTTAAAAATGCCGAGCAGGAGTTAAGTATCAAGCCTAAATTCATTCTTTGCCCACAATACAATGACTTAGGCGTATATGAGAAGCTTAAATCCATTGCAACCTCACTGCGTGCTTATTATGCCATTGAACTCAATGCCACTGATGGGGTATCTATCAAAAAGGCATTAGAATCTATTCAAACCCACAGAGCTATTATCACTTTCCAAAAGGTGCAGCGCATTGATAAAGTCGTCCGCCCTGCATCTGCTTTTATCATCGCACTTTATGCCAAGATAATGGCAAGTTCAGATTTTGGCTTTGCGCAAACTTATTCAAACCGCATCATAGATGGCATTATCGGTGTGGTGGATACCATAGAGTATATTCAAGGAGAGGATTGTGAAGCAGACAGGCTAAGAGCCTTAGGCGTTACGACAATCTTTGTAGATAATGGCATCAGAGCGTGGGGAAGGCATACGCGAGATGCTGCCTTAGGGATAGAATCTTTGCATTCTATCGTGATTTTTGACACGATTATTGAAACCCTCTTTGCCTCACAAAAAGAAGCGATTGACAAGCAAGTAGCAGATATGGTAAAGCAGCTCCAAGATGACCTCAACAGCTTTTATCGAAAACTCATTGCTAATAATGTCATCGTGGGCTATGAGATTTCTTTGCCAGAGGATTTAAATACCAATGAGGCAATTGCTCAAGGGGAGATTTATATCAAGCAAGAAGTCCAAGAAATGCCTTTAATCTCAAAAGTAGTCAATAAAATCTATCGCGTAACCAAATACAGCCAAGAGCTAATCAAGGAGTTATAA